One Scylla paramamosain isolate STU-SP2022 chromosome 6, ASM3559412v1, whole genome shotgun sequence DNA segment encodes these proteins:
- the LOC135101466 gene encoding calmodulin isoform X2: MADQLTEEQIAEFKEAFSLFDKDGDGTITTKELGTVMRSLGQNPTEAELQDMINEVDADGNGTIDFPEFLTMMARKMKDTDSEEEIREAFRVFDKDGNGFISAAELRHVMTNLGEKLTDEEVDEMIREADIDGDGQVNYEEFVTMMTSK, from the exons gCGGACCAACTGACCGAGGAGCAGATTGCCGAGTTCAAGGAGGCTTTCTCCTTGTTCGATAAGGACGGTGACGGCACCATTACCACCAAGGAATTGGGCACCGTGATGCGTTCCCTGGGCCAGAACCCCACCGAGGCGGAACTTCAGGACATGATCAACGAGGTGGACGCCGACG GTAACGGAACTATCGATTTCCCCGAGTTCCTCACGATGATGGCGCGTAAAATGAAAGACACTGATTCCGAGGAAGAGATCAGGGAAGCCTTCCGAGTGTTTGATAAGGACGGCAACGGCTTCATCTCTGCGGCTGAGCTTAG GCATGTGATGACCAACCTGGGAGAGAAACTCACTGATGAAGAGGTTGATGAAATGATCAGGGAAGCTGATATTGACGGTGATGGTCAGGTCAACTATGAAG AGTTCGTCACAATGATGACATCAAAGTGA
- the LOC135101466 gene encoding calmodulin-alpha isoform X1: MADQLTEEQIAEFKEAFSLFDKDGDGTITTKELGTVMRSLGQNPTEAELQDMINEVDADGNGTIDFPEFLTMMARKMKDTDSEEEIREAFRVFDKDGNGFISAAELRHVMTNLGEKLTDEEVDEMIREADIDGDGQVNYEEFVRMMTSR, from the exons gCGGACCAACTGACCGAGGAGCAGATTGCCGAGTTCAAGGAGGCTTTCTCCTTGTTCGATAAGGACGGTGACGGCACCATTACCACCAAGGAATTGGGCACCGTGATGCGTTCCCTGGGCCAGAACCCCACCGAGGCGGAACTTCAGGACATGATCAACGAGGTGGACGCCGACG GTAACGGAACTATCGATTTCCCCGAGTTCCTCACGATGATGGCGCGTAAAATGAAAGACACTGATTCCGAGGAAGAGATCAGGGAAGCCTTCCGAGTGTTTGATAAGGACGGCAACGGCTTCATCTCTGCGGCTGAGCTTAG GCATGTGATGACCAACCTGGGAGAGAAACTCACTGATGAAGAGGTTGATGAAATGATCAGGGAAGCTGATATTGACGGTGATGGTCAGGTCAACTATGAAG aGTTTGTGAGAATGATGACCTCACGTTAG